From Antennarius striatus isolate MH-2024 chromosome 9, ASM4005453v1, whole genome shotgun sequence, one genomic window encodes:
- the slc6a3 gene encoding sodium-dependent dopamine transporter: MSSVVAPEKPTSNTMSPKEVELILVKEQNGVQFTSTTLVAPAPPQTNPNGEEERETWGKKIDFLLSVIGFAVDLANVWRFPYLCYKNGGGAFLVPYLFFMVIAGMPLFYMELALGQYNREGAAGVWKICPIFKGVGYTVILISLYVGFYYNVIISWALFYLFSSFTSELPWVHCNNTWNSPNCSDWADNSSVNDIYKATPAQEYFERGVLHIQDSNGIDDLGRPRWQLTSCLAVVIVLLYFSLWKGVKTSGKVVWITATMPYVVLTVLLLRGVTLPGAIDGIKAYLSVDFLRLCDAKVWIEAATQICFSLGVGFGVLIAFSSYNKFSNNCYRDAIITSSINSLTSFFSGFVVFSFLGYMSHKHNVALDKVARDGAGLVFVIYPEAIATLPGSSVWAVIFFIMLLTLGIDSAMGGMESVITGLIDEFKFLHKHRELFTLFIVIATFLISLFCVTNGGMYVFTLLDHFAAGTSILFGVLIETISIAWFYGVDRFSDDIEEMIGQRPGRYWRLCWKFVSPCFLLFMVVVSFATFNPPNYGTYTFPAWANMVGWCLAISSMTMVPLYAIYKLCSLPGRFCDRLAYAITPETEHHLVDNGEVRQFTLHHWLVV, translated from the exons ATGTCCTCGGTTGTTGCTCCAGAAAAACCCACCTCCAACACCATGAGCCCCAAAGAG GTGGAGCTGATCCTGGTTAAGGAACAGAATGGGGTTCAATTCACCTCGACTACCCTGGTGGCTCCGGCGCCTCCTCAGACAAACCCCAAtggtgaggaggagagggagaccTGGGGGAAGAAAAttgacttcctgctgtctgtGATTGGATTTGCAGTCGACCTTGCCAATGTTTGGAGATTCCCTTACCTGTGCTACAAAAACGGAGGAG gtgcATTCCTGGTGCCATACCTGTTCTTCATGGTGATAGCAGGCATGCCCCTCTTCTACATGGAGCTAGCTCTGGGACAGTATAACAGAGAGGGTGCAGCGGGGGTCTGGAAGATCTGTCCCATATTTAAAG GTGTAGGCTATACAGTGATCCTCATCTCCCTCTACGTTGGTTTCTACTATAATGTCATCATCTCCTGGGCTCTGTTCTACTTGTTCTCCTCATTCACTTCCGAGCTACCTTGGGTCCACTGCAATAACACTTGGAATAGTCCTAACTGCTCCGACTGGGCTGATAACAGCTCAGTAAATGACATTTACAAGGCCACCCCTGCTCAAGAATACTTTGA GAGAGGGGTGCTTCACATCCAGGACAGTAATGGTATTGATGATCTGGGCCGTCCACGCTGGcagttgacttcctgtctggctgTAGTGATTGTTCTGCTCTACTTCAGTCTTTGGAAGGGTGTTAAAACATCGGGCAAG GTTGTGTGGATCACAGCGACAATGCCCTATGTGGTTTTAACTGTGCTGCTGCTCCGTGGAGTCACACTGCCCGGAGCCATCGATGGTATTAAGGCCTACCTCTCCGTTGACTTCCTCAGACTCTGTGATGCTAAG GTCTGGATCGAGGCAGCGACACAGATCTGTTTTTCTCTGGGAGTGGGGTTTGGTGTGCTAATTGCCTTTTCCAGTTACAACAAATTCAGCAACAACTGTTATAG AGATGCCATCATCACAAGCTCCATCAACTCTTTGACCAGTTTCTTCTCTGGATTTGTGGTCTTCTCATTCCTTGGATACATGTCCCACAAGCACAATGTTGCCCTGGACAAAGTTGCCAGAGATG GTGCTGGTTTGGTTTTTGTTATTTACCCAGAAGCCATTGCAACATTACCTGGGTCATCTGTGTGGGCAGTTATCTTCTTTATAATGCTGTTGACATTGGGCATTGACAGTGCT ATGGGTGGGATGGAATCAGTGATCACAGGGCTGATTGATGAGTTCAAATTCCTTCACAAGCACAGAGAGCTGTTCACACTCTTCATTGTCATTGCCACTTTCCTTATATCCCTTTTCTGCGTTACAAAT GGTGGGATGTATGTTTTCACTCTCCTGGACCACTTTGCCGCAGGAACATCAATTCTTTTTGGAGTGCTTATTGAAACCATCAGCATTGCATGGTTTTATG GTGTGGACCGATTCAGCGATGACATTGAGGAAATGATTGGCCAGCGGCCGGGAAGATACTGGAGGTTATGCTGGAAATTTGTTAGTCCCTGCTTCCTTCTG TTTATGGTGGTGGTGAGCTTTGCTACATTCAACCCTCCAAACTATGGCACCTACACGTTTCCTGCGTGGGCCAACATGGTGGGGTGGTGTCTTGCCATTTCGTCAATGACCATGGTGCCTCTTTATGCCATCTACAAACTCTGCAGTCTGCCTGGGAGGTTTTGTGAT AGGCTGGCTTATGCCATCACTCCGGAGACAGAGCATCACTTGGTGGACAACGGGGAGGTTCGGCAGTTCACA CTGCATCACTGGCTGGTGGTCTGA